The following proteins come from a genomic window of Prionailurus viverrinus isolate Anna chromosome D1, UM_Priviv_1.0, whole genome shotgun sequence:
- the LOC125177119 gene encoding olfactory receptor 51H1-like gives MTMNSTASHANHHSFILTGIPGMSDKNPWMAFPLGFLYTLTFLGNGTILAVIKVDESLHEPMYYFLSILAVTDVSLSMSTSPSMLSIFWFNAPEIPFDACITQMFFIHGFGVVESGVLVSMAFDRFVAIRDPLHYASILTHDIIGKIGIAVLIRAVCVVLPVPFLIKRLPFCRSNVLSHSYCLHQDAMRLACASTRINSLYGLIIVIFTLGLDALIILFSYMLILKTVLGIASRTERVKALNTCLSHICAVLLFYVPLIGVTMIHRFGKHLSPVVHTLMANIYLLLPPVLNPIVYSVKTKQIRRRILHMFQGRKDRA, from the coding sequence atgacaaTGAATTCAACTGCATCACATGCCAACCACCACAGTTTCATTTTGACAGGTATCCCTGGGATGTCAGATAAAAACCCATGGATGGCCTTTCCCTTGGGATTTCTCTACACACTAACTTTCCTGGGAAATGGAACCATCTTAGCTGTCATCAAGGTAGATGAGAGTCTCCATGAGCCTATGTACTACTTCCTCTCTATCTTGGCTGTCACCGATGTTAGTCTCTCCATGTCCACCTCACCCTCCATGCTCAGCATCTTCTGGTTTAATGCCCCTGAGATTCCCTTTGATGCATGCATTACACAGATGTTTTTCATCCACGGATTTGGAGTGGTAGAATCAGGAGTATTAGTGTCCATGGCCTTTGACCGTTTTGTGGCCATCCGAGACCCATTACACTATGCTTCCATCCTCACCCATGACATCATTGGAAAGATCGGAATAGCTGTCCTCATCCGGGCAGTCTGTGTGGTTTTGCCTGTGCCATTCCTTATAAAGCGGCTACCTTTTTGCCGTTCCAACGTCTTGTCTCATTCATACTGTCTCCACCAAGATGCAATGCGGCTAGCCTGTGCCAGCACCCGCATCAACAGTCTCTATGGCCTCATCATAGTCATCTTCACATTGGGGCTGGATGCCCTCATCATTCTCTTTTCTTACATGCTCATCCTGAAGACTGTGCTGGGCATTGCTTCCAGAACTGAAAGGGTCAAAGCCCTCAACACCTGCCTTTCTCACATCTGTGCTGTGCTCCTCTTCTATGTTCCTCTCATTGGTGTCACCATGATCCACAGATTTGGGAAGCATCTATCACCAGTAGTACACACACTCATGGCCAATATCTATCTGTTACTCCCCCCTGTACTAAACCCCATTGTCTATAGTGTGAAGACTAAGCAGATACGAAGGCGGATCTTACACATGTTccaggggagaaaagacagggcCTAG
- the LOC125177118 gene encoding olfactory receptor 51H1-like, producing MADNNHSHFQHPYFVLTGIPGLEQKYYWIAFPLGAIYVIALFGNGVIISTIKSESSLHIPMYYFLCMLALADMGLTLCTLPSMLGIFWFNYKSIAFDSCLVQMYFIHTFSAIESGVLVAMAFDRVVAIWNPLRYETIITNGVVCRAGTVILTRAVCVVFPLPFLIKRLPFYHSNILSHSFCLHQDVMRLACASTRINSLYGLIAVIFTKGSDSLSILLSYVFILRVVMAIASGEGRLKALNTCVSHICAVLIFYVPLIGLSVIHRFGKHLSPLTHVLMANAYLLVPPVLNPIVYTVKTKEMRKKIIQIFVQTKITAEG from the coding sequence ATGGCAGATAATAACCACTCTCACTTCCAACACCCTTACTTTGTCTTAACGGGAATTCCAGGGCTTGAACAAAAGTATTACTGGATAGCATTCCCACTGGGTGCTATATATGTCATTGCCCTCTTTGGCAATGGTGTTATCATCTCTACCATCAAGTCTGAATCATCCCTGCATATCCCCATGTACTATTTTCTCTGCATGTTGGCACTGGCAGACATGGGACTTACCCTCTGTACTCTGCCCTCTATGCTAGGCATATTCTGGTTTAACTATAAGTCCATTGCCTTTGATTCCTGCCTTGTTCAGATGTACTTCATTCACACCTTCTCAGCCATTGAATCTGGTGTACTTGTGGCCATGGCCTTTGATCGGGTTGTAGCCATCTGGAACCCCCTCAGGTATGAGACCATCATAACCAATGGTGTGGTCTGCAGAGCTGGGACAGTCATCTTGACAAGGGCAGTCTGTGTGgtcttccctctgcctttcctcaTCAAGCGACTTCCCTTCTACCACTCCAACATCCTCTCCCACTCCTTCTGCCTTCACCAAGATGTCATGCGCCTTGCCTGTGCCAGCACTCGTATCAACAGTCTCTATGGCCTTATTGCTGTCATCTTCACCAAGGGTTCTGACTCCCTCTCTATCCTCCTCTCCTATGTGTTCATACTCCGAGTGGTAATGGCCATTGCCTCAGGGGAGGGCCGGCTGAAAGCACTCAACACCTGTGTTTCACATATCTGTGCTGTACTCATCTTCTATGTTCCACTCATTGGGCTGTCTGTCATCCATCGTTTTGGAAAGCATCTTTCACCACTGACTCATGTCCTCATGGCTAATGCCTACCTTCTTGTACCCCCTGTGCTAAACCCTATAGTCTATACCGTGAAGACCaaggagatgagaaagaaaataattcaaatatttgttcaaacCAAGATCACTGCAGAGGGTTAG